The following are encoded together in the Planococcus antarcticus DSM 14505 genome:
- the csaB gene encoding polysaccharide pyruvyl transferase CsaB, translating to MKVVLSGYYGFDNVGDEAILYAVIQSLKEYHPRIEIIVLSHKPEETAKTYQVSAINRWSLKEVYEAIKSSDGLISGGGSLLQDETGRKSIPYYAGVMKIAQQLKKPVFVYAQGMGPINSKLNQLIVKHVLNSVELLTVRDQQSQKLLEKIGVTSPIHLVPDPVMGIDASDFYSSWLEQQNFSSKIISVSVREWTGDAYAFQEIATGLDRLVHKGHEVVFVPMHGKHDFKTSQHVEGLMKTNAHIAPFDSTIQEKMAIIKESDVLFGMRLHALIFAAVGYTPFVALSYDPKIDSFAEIVAQPVLGHVEKEDWNNVDLVQAIERIFTNYPDELEKVNKVVTPLQRSANETAHNVIDSIKALSASTAPLAHTAKQK from the coding sequence TTGAAAGTCGTTTTATCTGGATACTATGGGTTTGACAATGTGGGAGATGAAGCGATTCTCTATGCTGTTATCCAGTCATTGAAAGAGTATCATCCACGCATCGAAATTATTGTGTTATCACATAAGCCGGAAGAAACGGCAAAAACCTATCAGGTCAGTGCTATCAATAGATGGAGCCTGAAAGAAGTGTACGAAGCGATTAAATCTTCAGACGGCTTGATTAGCGGGGGCGGTAGTTTGCTGCAGGATGAAACCGGCCGTAAAAGCATCCCTTATTACGCAGGCGTCATGAAGATTGCCCAGCAGCTGAAAAAGCCAGTATTCGTCTATGCACAGGGAATGGGTCCCATCAACAGCAAGCTCAACCAACTGATTGTCAAGCATGTTTTGAATTCAGTCGAGCTGTTGACGGTGCGCGATCAGCAGTCTCAGAAGCTACTGGAAAAAATCGGCGTCACTTCACCCATTCACTTGGTGCCGGATCCGGTCATGGGCATTGATGCAAGCGATTTTTACAGCAGCTGGCTTGAGCAGCAGAATTTCAGCAGTAAAATCATCAGTGTCTCTGTCCGTGAGTGGACAGGAGACGCTTATGCCTTCCAGGAAATCGCAACTGGACTGGATCGATTGGTACACAAAGGACACGAAGTCGTTTTTGTTCCTATGCACGGAAAACACGACTTCAAAACTTCCCAGCACGTTGAAGGCTTGATGAAAACCAACGCACATATCGCACCTTTCGATAGCACCATCCAAGAAAAAATGGCCATTATCAAAGAATCGGACGTGCTATTCGGTATGCGTCTGCACGCCTTAATCTTTGCGGCTGTTGGCTACACGCCTTTCGTAGCGTTATCTTACGACCCGAAAATTGATTCATTTGCTGAAATTGTTGCTCAGCCGGTTCTCGGTCATGTTGAAAAAGAGGATTGGAACAATGTAGACTTGGTCCAGGCCATCGAGCGCATCTTTACGAACTATCCGGACGAGCTCGAGAAAGTCAACAAAGTGGTGACCCCTCTTCAAAGGAGCGCCAACGAAACAGCGCATAATGTCATCGACTCCATCAAAGCATTATCCGCCAGCACAGCACCACTGGCACACACAGCAAAACAAAAGTAA
- a CDS encoding DUF6359 domain-containing protein has translation MTKHAFSKIFLSLVLILSAMLPYMATSANAAEPITVTEAIANNSGSATVKGFVVGAVISGGNYDQEAPFTATSNLGLADSPDETDPTKILPVQLPIGSIRAGLNLVDNPTNFKAEVTITGTLEAYFSTPGLKSPTAFTIESEGEAPPEAIVVDSLAEARTMAGQLIQVEATVTTGTGFWGGNAFYAQDDTAGIYVYTSNAAVAPGDIVRLTGTVSEYSGELQLQPNTVEVLSSDNELPAVQTVEPAGVNEDTQGERVEMQNVTITGLKSVNDYGTFEFSAVAENDEAVTIRNDNRNGVTFEQFTKQYKEGDAIHVNGIASKFNDSYQVKTLGFDSFELVNKPAVYVDTFPGVVSEGAEITLASGWEDAHIYYTLDGSAPTAASTEYTAPIVLTKDTAINAIAIADETSEVFTFEYTVLQTADLKIRDIQGDGHYSDYEGVAVNEIVGVVTHLYNSANFVIQDTNPDDDLTTSEALIVNKASNGLQVGDLVTVNGTVEEHFQEGYSDMKENDLPITRIRATDAVKTGTAPLPEPIVIGEDVQPPSEIIDNDGLTSFDPKEDGIDFWESLELMRLAVPNAQVVGPQKYGELVVVAENSPNTEFHKQGGILLSENDYNPERITVDFDNENFVAKAGDSFNGDIIGVMGFGFGNYKLWTAESNLPQLVDGGTKPEQTWIKNKEDELTVAAYNVENFSADPSHTSDAKAQRIAESFVKDLNSPDVIVMVEVQDSDGPIKSGNSDATLSYERLIKGIKAAGGPTYVWTDIAPEYNKDGGQPGGNIRVGYLYNPERVTLSKGTKGTATEDNSWIDGELALNPGRVQPIPMPNTRKPIAAQFEFQGEQVVIIGAHLNSKGGDQPLFGQNQPPVLGSVEERIQLATAINGFIEKGLAQDPDLNVIVAGDMNDFEFTPALDALKGDILTNKVEDVPVEDRFSYHYQGNSQVLDHLLVTNNLADRTELDMVHINAMFMEQHGRASDHDPLLAQLAFEKEEVPEKDFPFTDVKETAWSYPYIKDLFNRDLIKGTSETTYSPKNNLSRVQAVTILTRIMELEVEGSKKSPFTDISNLRQIHQNEINAAYHAGIINGVTATEFKPNQFISRAHFALMLKRVYELKNDKYEIDNYAPFSDYKYFNMETKEAITMLYDLEIVEGFDGKYMPTKFTTREETAKMFSLFRPYLVK, from the coding sequence TTGACCAAGCATGCATTCAGCAAGATATTTTTGAGCCTTGTCCTGATACTATCCGCGATGCTGCCATATATGGCGACATCGGCAAATGCTGCAGAACCGATTACGGTTACTGAAGCGATTGCGAACAACTCAGGGTCAGCTACAGTGAAAGGCTTTGTTGTGGGAGCTGTAATAAGCGGAGGCAATTATGATCAGGAAGCACCTTTTACAGCTACTTCAAATTTAGGTCTTGCCGATTCTCCGGATGAAACCGATCCGACAAAAATTCTCCCGGTTCAATTGCCGATAGGATCTATCCGCGCAGGTTTGAACTTGGTCGACAATCCGACCAATTTCAAAGCAGAAGTTACTATCACAGGAACTCTGGAAGCTTATTTTTCAACACCAGGCCTTAAATCTCCAACTGCTTTCACAATAGAATCTGAAGGTGAAGCTCCACCCGAGGCGATTGTCGTGGATTCACTGGCAGAAGCACGCACAATGGCCGGTCAACTGATCCAAGTTGAGGCGACCGTGACAACCGGAACAGGATTCTGGGGCGGTAACGCATTTTACGCACAGGATGATACAGCCGGAATTTACGTTTACACGTCGAATGCAGCAGTTGCACCGGGAGACATTGTCCGTTTGACAGGCACTGTTTCCGAATACAGCGGCGAACTGCAGCTGCAGCCGAACACAGTGGAAGTTCTGTCTTCGGACAATGAACTGCCGGCAGTCCAAACCGTTGAGCCAGCTGGTGTCAATGAAGACACACAAGGCGAGCGCGTCGAAATGCAGAACGTAACCATCACAGGTCTGAAATCTGTTAACGATTATGGTACATTCGAATTTTCGGCTGTTGCTGAAAACGATGAAGCGGTAACCATCCGCAACGATAACCGCAACGGCGTAACATTCGAGCAATTTACAAAACAATATAAAGAAGGCGACGCGATCCATGTAAACGGAATCGCTTCGAAATTCAATGATTCTTACCAAGTGAAAACGCTTGGCTTTGACAGCTTTGAGCTTGTCAACAAACCGGCAGTATACGTCGATACCTTCCCTGGTGTCGTATCTGAAGGGGCTGAAATCACACTGGCTTCAGGCTGGGAAGATGCCCATATTTATTACACACTTGATGGTTCAGCACCAACTGCCGCGAGCACAGAATACACAGCCCCAATCGTTTTAACAAAAGACACGGCGATCAACGCAATCGCAATTGCTGACGAAACATCCGAAGTGTTCACATTTGAATACACGGTCCTACAAACAGCGGACCTGAAAATTCGTGACATCCAAGGCGACGGCCATTACTCGGATTACGAAGGCGTAGCCGTCAATGAAATCGTCGGTGTCGTAACGCACCTTTACAACTCGGCAAACTTCGTTATTCAAGACACCAACCCTGATGACGACTTGACAACTTCAGAAGCATTGATCGTTAACAAAGCATCAAACGGTCTTCAAGTTGGTGACCTGGTTACCGTTAACGGAACCGTGGAAGAGCATTTCCAAGAAGGCTATTCAGATATGAAGGAAAATGACTTGCCGATCACGCGCATCCGTGCAACTGACGCAGTCAAAACAGGGACAGCTCCACTTCCTGAACCAATAGTAATTGGAGAAGACGTCCAACCGCCATCTGAAATTATCGACAACGATGGCTTGACATCATTTGATCCAAAAGAAGACGGCATCGATTTCTGGGAATCGCTTGAATTGATGCGTTTAGCTGTACCGAACGCACAAGTCGTGGGACCACAGAAATACGGCGAATTGGTCGTAGTAGCTGAAAACTCACCGAACACGGAATTCCATAAACAAGGCGGAATCCTACTTTCAGAAAATGACTACAACCCAGAACGCATCACGGTCGATTTCGACAATGAAAACTTCGTAGCCAAAGCAGGTGACTCCTTTAACGGAGACATCATCGGCGTAATGGGCTTCGGATTCGGCAACTATAAACTTTGGACCGCAGAAAGTAACCTTCCACAGCTGGTAGACGGCGGCACTAAGCCTGAACAGACATGGATTAAAAACAAAGAAGATGAACTAACGGTAGCGGCTTATAACGTAGAGAACTTCTCTGCAGACCCAAGCCACACATCTGACGCTAAAGCGCAACGCATTGCGGAATCGTTCGTCAAGGACCTAAATTCACCAGACGTTATTGTCATGGTTGAAGTGCAGGACAGTGACGGTCCGATTAAGTCAGGAAACAGTGACGCAACGTTAAGCTATGAACGCCTAATCAAAGGCATCAAAGCAGCGGGTGGTCCGACTTACGTCTGGACGGACATCGCACCTGAATACAACAAAGACGGCGGACAGCCAGGCGGGAATATCCGCGTCGGCTACCTCTACAACCCGGAACGCGTAACTCTTTCAAAAGGAACAAAAGGCACAGCAACTGAGGACAACTCATGGATAGACGGCGAACTTGCCTTGAACCCAGGCCGCGTCCAGCCGATCCCTATGCCAAACACACGAAAACCAATCGCTGCACAATTCGAGTTCCAGGGTGAGCAAGTCGTTATCATCGGCGCCCACTTGAACTCGAAAGGCGGAGATCAGCCATTGTTCGGCCAGAACCAGCCACCAGTTCTTGGTTCTGTAGAAGAGCGCATCCAATTGGCAACTGCCATCAATGGGTTTATTGAAAAAGGCTTGGCACAGGATCCGGATCTCAATGTCATCGTTGCAGGCGACATGAACGATTTTGAATTCACACCAGCACTTGATGCATTAAAAGGCGATATTCTAACGAATAAAGTCGAAGACGTCCCAGTCGAAGACCGTTTCTCTTATCATTATCAAGGCAATTCACAAGTTCTTGACCACCTATTGGTCACCAACAACCTAGCAGACCGCACGGAATTGGACATGGTCCACATCAATGCGATGTTCATGGAACAGCATGGCCGCGCTTCGGATCACGATCCGTTGCTGGCGCAACTTGCATTTGAAAAAGAAGAAGTTCCAGAGAAAGACTTCCCATTCACAGATGTGAAAGAAACCGCTTGGTCATACCCATATATTAAAGATTTGTTCAATAGAGATCTGATTAAAGGGACTTCCGAAACAACTTACTCACCTAAGAATAACTTGAGCCGTGTACAGGCTGTTACCATCCTGACGCGCATTATGGAATTGGAAGTTGAAGGTTCGAAGAAATCACCATTTACGGATATTTCAAACCTGCGACAAATTCATCAAAATGAAATCAATGCAGCTTATCATGCTGGTATTATCAATGGTGTAACGGCTACTGAATTCAAGCCAAATCAATTCATCAGCCGAGCACACTTCGCATTGATGCTGAAGCGTGTGTACGAGTTGAAAAACGATAAATACGAAATCGACAACTATGCACCATTCAGCGATTACAAGTATTTCAATATGGAAACTAAAGAAGCTATCACAATGCTATACGATTTGGAGATTGTCGAAGGATTTGACGGCAAGTATATGCCAACGAAGTTTACGACACGCGAAGAAACAGCGAAAATGTTTTCACTGTTTCGTCCATATCTTGTGAAATAA
- a CDS encoding acyltransferase, with the protein MKPLARKHLDEVQYARVLALFGVFAVHSSSTGVVGTNPESFTFIIYNFFNIAGKIGTPVFIFLSSFVLFYTYYHRELTASLFQKFYKKRLLYILVPYVVFSAFYFLFKAYLNKNFTDIPVMLEEFLRDLATGKAHNHLYFVFVSVQFYLMFPILLYLFKKFAFIRRYAIPIGFIIQWAWVLLNSAYLQVPAKGSVALTYFMFYFFGAFLGVYYEKVAAWIGNWRKVWPAIALIVAGYFYMIYFYVSVYYDIRTGQWSGNSKWIEFGWSMHALFAAAVIFIFVHFLETWNLPRIKKFMLEIGAVSFGMYLIHPFFLMILRMYVSGGEPLIFHSWQLITLLVTFFSSWLIVRLFYDFVPNSWIFFGQGNRVFNKSKKAKKTTEANI; encoded by the coding sequence ATGAAACCACTAGCCAGAAAGCATCTGGATGAGGTCCAATATGCACGGGTTCTAGCCCTGTTTGGAGTATTTGCGGTCCACTCGTCTTCAACCGGAGTCGTCGGAACCAATCCAGAGTCATTTACCTTCATTATTTATAATTTTTTTAATATTGCCGGGAAAATCGGAACTCCTGTATTTATTTTTCTAAGCAGTTTTGTGCTTTTCTACACTTATTATCACCGTGAATTAACGGCCAGCCTATTCCAGAAATTCTATAAAAAACGCTTATTGTACATTCTGGTTCCTTATGTGGTCTTCTCGGCTTTCTACTTTTTGTTCAAGGCTTATCTGAACAAGAATTTTACGGATATTCCCGTAATGCTTGAAGAATTTCTCAGGGATTTAGCAACAGGCAAAGCACATAATCACCTGTATTTTGTGTTTGTTAGCGTTCAGTTCTACCTCATGTTCCCCATCCTTCTTTACCTGTTCAAAAAGTTCGCCTTTATTCGAAGATACGCAATTCCCATTGGCTTTATCATCCAATGGGCATGGGTCCTGTTGAATTCGGCTTATTTGCAAGTGCCGGCTAAAGGATCGGTTGCTCTAACGTATTTCATGTTCTATTTCTTCGGAGCTTTCCTAGGCGTCTATTATGAAAAAGTTGCCGCCTGGATCGGCAATTGGCGCAAAGTCTGGCCGGCCATCGCATTAATCGTGGCGGGGTATTTCTATATGATTTATTTCTATGTCAGCGTCTACTACGATATCCGAACTGGCCAATGGAGCGGCAACAGCAAATGGATCGAGTTTGGCTGGAGTATGCATGCACTCTTTGCAGCGGCGGTTATTTTTATTTTCGTCCATTTCCTGGAGACTTGGAATTTGCCCCGCATCAAAAAGTTTATGCTTGAAATTGGTGCAGTGTCGTTCGGCATGTACCTGATCCATCCATTTTTCTTGATGATTCTGAGGATGTATGTGTCCGGCGGCGAGCCGCTGATTTTCCACTCGTGGCAGCTAATTACTCTACTGGTAACGTTCTTTAGCAGCTGGCTGATCGTCCGCCTGTTCTATGATTTTGTCCCAAACAGCTGGATTTTCTTCGGCCAAGGCAACCGCGTATTCAATAAATCCAAGAAAGCGAAAAAAACGACAGAAGCAAACATATAG
- a CDS encoding 5'-nucleotidase C-terminal domain-containing protein gives MKGKMFKSAVAVALTASVVGVQSPATAEAAVGDFELTIMHTNDTHANLDKVANRATLVKQIREEKPNNLLLDAGDVFSGTLYFNAFEGQADLPLMNLMKYDAMTFGNHEFDLGSSERGHQSLAAFVEGAEFPFVAANVDFSGDENMAGYQNEVYTADYNNGEIYNGVIKEIDGEQVGIFGLTTEETASISSPGEITFSNYIEAAQEAVAAFEAEGVNKIVALTHIGFNDSAEFDNDQLLAEAVEGIDVIVGGHTHVKLDAPVVFEGNTDPTVIVQANEYNKFLGQLDVTFNEDGVITSHAGKLHDVNAAGIVPDAEAAELLAPFAADVEEVKNQSTGATAEVFLNGGRNEGGVRASETNLGNLITDGMLATAKTIDPATVIAVQNGGGIRASINVGDITVGEVLTTMPFGNALAIMNITGAELQTALEHSVRQFPAENGGFLHVAGLEFSFDPSKAAGSRVTSVNVVEGDVRTPLDMNKSYKVATNTFTAKGGDGFTSFGAAYEAGRVSEPGNIDYEMFIDHIESLDSVKPTLENRINPTVPFTDIAMDRWSYPYVKDTFYRGLLKGTGETTFSPKRELTRWEAATIISRMMKLDPATAPASPFTDISDLPADRQNEINAVFAEGYVTGKTSTKFNPRDKISRAHFALMLNRVYEKVNGDYPVDEYASYSDYGKHTAETKEAITLLDELGIVEGYNGKFMPSKFTSREETAKMISLFAPHTVK, from the coding sequence ATGAAAGGAAAAATGTTTAAATCAGCAGTTGCAGTTGCGTTGACTGCAAGTGTAGTAGGTGTTCAATCACCTGCAACAGCAGAAGCAGCAGTAGGGGATTTTGAGCTGACAATCATGCACACGAACGATACACATGCGAACTTGGACAAAGTTGCGAACCGTGCCACTCTCGTGAAGCAGATTCGTGAAGAAAAGCCGAATAACTTATTGCTTGATGCGGGAGACGTTTTTTCTGGAACGCTTTACTTTAATGCTTTTGAAGGCCAAGCGGATTTGCCATTGATGAATTTGATGAAGTACGATGCTATGACTTTCGGAAACCATGAATTCGATTTGGGTTCAAGCGAACGTGGCCACCAATCGCTTGCTGCGTTTGTTGAAGGCGCAGAATTTCCATTCGTAGCAGCCAACGTCGATTTTTCTGGGGACGAAAATATGGCTGGATACCAAAATGAAGTTTACACTGCAGACTACAATAACGGTGAAATCTATAATGGTGTCATCAAGGAAATTGACGGCGAACAAGTCGGCATTTTTGGATTGACAACCGAAGAAACAGCCTCTATTTCGAGCCCAGGGGAAATCACTTTCTCCAACTATATAGAAGCGGCACAGGAAGCCGTTGCAGCATTTGAAGCAGAAGGAGTCAACAAAATTGTCGCTTTGACGCATATCGGCTTTAACGACTCAGCTGAATTCGACAATGATCAATTGCTAGCAGAAGCAGTTGAAGGCATTGATGTAATCGTCGGTGGGCACACGCATGTGAAACTTGATGCACCTGTCGTTTTTGAAGGGAACACAGACCCGACAGTAATTGTTCAAGCAAATGAATACAATAAATTCCTTGGACAATTGGATGTGACTTTCAATGAAGATGGAGTCATCACTTCGCACGCTGGCAAATTGCATGATGTCAACGCAGCCGGCATCGTTCCAGATGCTGAAGCTGCCGAACTTCTTGCGCCATTTGCTGCAGACGTCGAAGAAGTGAAAAACCAGTCAACGGGCGCTACTGCTGAAGTCTTCCTTAACGGTGGACGCAACGAAGGCGGAGTCCGGGCTTCTGAAACAAATCTTGGAAATCTGATTACCGATGGCATGCTCGCCACAGCGAAAACAATCGATCCAGCTACAGTTATCGCTGTTCAAAATGGCGGCGGTATTCGTGCATCAATCAATGTAGGTGACATTACAGTAGGCGAAGTTCTAACAACTATGCCATTTGGCAACGCGTTGGCTATTATGAATATAACAGGAGCCGAGTTGCAAACAGCGCTTGAGCACAGTGTTCGCCAATTCCCTGCTGAAAATGGAGGCTTTTTACATGTGGCAGGATTGGAATTCTCATTTGATCCGTCAAAAGCGGCAGGATCACGCGTCACATCTGTCAATGTTGTAGAAGGCGATGTCCGGACACCACTTGATATGAACAAATCATACAAAGTGGCAACAAACACGTTTACAGCTAAAGGCGGCGACGGCTTCACATCATTCGGTGCAGCTTATGAAGCTGGGCGTGTTAGTGAGCCTGGAAACATCGATTACGAAATGTTTATCGACCACATTGAATCTTTAGACAGTGTCAAACCAACACTTGAAAACCGCATTAACCCAACAGTTCCATTTACGGACATCGCAATGGATCGTTGGTCGTATCCGTACGTGAAAGATACTTTCTACAGAGGTCTTCTCAAGGGTACAGGAGAGACTACATTCTCACCAAAACGTGAATTGACGCGCTGGGAAGCAGCAACTATCATCTCGCGTATGATGAAGCTTGACCCAGCAACAGCTCCAGCTTCACCGTTCACGGACATTTCGGATCTCCCGGCAGATCGCCAAAATGAAATCAATGCAGTATTTGCTGAAGGCTATGTAACTGGCAAGACTTCAACGAAATTCAATCCGAGAGATAAAATCTCCCGTGCGCATTTCGCGTTGATGTTGAACCGCGTCTACGAAAAAGTGAACGGCGACTATCCAGTTGACGAGTACGCTTCGTATTCCGATTACGGCAAGCATACAGCTGAAACTAAAGAAGCCATCACATTATTGGACGAGCTTGGAATCGTTGAAGGCTATAACGGCAAATTTATGCCATCAAAATTCACCTCACGTGAAGAAACAGCTAAAATGATTTCATTGTTTGCACCCCATACAGTGAAATAA
- a CDS encoding DUF5693 family protein: MCTYVKKVLIGILLAALLLTIPSAFQRIQIEESNKKFESIIPFKLTNNWLVEDPSLTKESILTDFKNTGVQSVSLEPDTVSTLERKGLITAVSTSRMREHLLLTQQDPLEAPFDKPGLFVHSNGSFDFEEITTGFFEEDFPFTINNEDYLFIPGNASTILSVPIGFDTEVIAAILDADLMVVPRLSNYSDDVQLERMIDELLSIKQPGINKVLFNGAAVPAASDPVRLKEFGAQLKNAGYGLMSIEFAGQTGLNQLAYVNDLNLVRLHSLGVTDGNIAESSEKIVRATKERNMRAFFLNMTQQEYENALPALQQLQAEVDAAMPDSFVRGKSRTFETYSVPLWQTAIALLGAIAFLTLAAQSVFKHTRLTLVALIGSTLFVIAYFVTEQSMVLKVFGLAIAITAPIWSVLLKKESEKKWYLIRSYSQAIAISAIGIWLIVVLLNGNQYLLGIDLFRGVSLIYIVPIAFIAIYAIWGNIKPLLKANVIYWHVAVIAIISGIALYYMSRTGNAGEVSELELQARLLLEQILYVRPRTKEFLIGFPLFILALHVAKSYPKVSYFLLIPGVIGFLSLVNTFTHLHIPLLISLLRSGYSIVFGFIIGLVLIWLYEIIWKKMVTIIRMRWQD, from the coding sequence GTGTGTACTTACGTGAAGAAAGTTTTAATTGGAATCCTCCTTGCCGCATTGCTATTGACCATTCCTTCAGCATTCCAGCGCATACAAATAGAAGAATCGAACAAAAAGTTCGAATCGATCATTCCTTTCAAACTAACCAATAATTGGTTGGTCGAAGATCCTTCTTTGACAAAAGAATCCATATTGACGGATTTCAAAAACACAGGCGTCCAAAGTGTCAGTCTCGAACCGGATACCGTTAGCACGCTGGAGAGAAAAGGACTGATTACAGCTGTCAGCACTTCACGCATGCGTGAACATCTTTTACTGACACAGCAGGATCCACTTGAAGCTCCTTTCGATAAACCCGGACTGTTTGTCCATTCGAACGGCTCTTTCGATTTTGAAGAAATCACAACAGGCTTTTTTGAAGAGGATTTTCCTTTTACGATAAATAATGAAGACTATTTATTTATTCCGGGAAATGCCAGCACCATTCTGTCGGTTCCAATTGGCTTCGATACAGAAGTGATTGCGGCTATCCTGGATGCAGACCTGATGGTTGTGCCTAGGTTAAGCAATTATTCAGATGACGTACAGCTCGAACGGATGATTGACGAACTGCTGTCCATTAAGCAGCCAGGTATCAATAAAGTGCTGTTCAACGGAGCAGCTGTACCTGCTGCTTCGGATCCAGTTCGCCTGAAGGAATTTGGTGCACAATTGAAAAACGCCGGCTACGGCTTAATGAGCATCGAATTTGCTGGTCAAACGGGTTTGAATCAATTGGCGTACGTCAATGACTTGAATCTAGTGCGGCTTCATAGCCTGGGTGTCACAGACGGCAATATTGCCGAAAGCTCCGAGAAAATTGTCCGTGCTACAAAAGAAAGGAATATGCGAGCATTTTTCTTGAATATGACACAACAAGAGTATGAAAATGCATTGCCCGCGTTGCAGCAGCTGCAGGCTGAAGTAGATGCAGCAATGCCGGACAGCTTTGTGCGGGGCAAATCCCGAACTTTTGAAACTTACAGTGTTCCACTATGGCAAACGGCAATCGCTTTGCTAGGCGCTATCGCGTTCCTGACGCTAGCTGCCCAATCGGTCTTTAAGCATACAAGGCTGACCTTAGTCGCATTAATCGGTTCCACACTATTTGTCATCGCCTATTTTGTAACCGAGCAAAGCATGGTTTTAAAAGTTTTTGGCTTGGCAATCGCCATCACAGCACCAATTTGGTCCGTTCTTTTGAAAAAAGAATCAGAGAAAAAATGGTATTTGATCAGATCCTATTCACAGGCGATCGCTATTTCCGCCATCGGCATTTGGCTCATTGTTGTGCTGTTAAATGGCAATCAATACTTACTGGGGATCGATTTGTTCAGAGGGGTATCACTGATTTATATTGTACCGATCGCTTTTATCGCAATTTATGCAATCTGGGGGAACATCAAACCACTCTTAAAGGCAAATGTGATTTATTGGCATGTGGCAGTTATTGCCATTATTTCCGGCATCGCTTTGTACTATATGAGCCGGACTGGCAACGCCGGAGAGGTTTCTGAACTTGAACTTCAAGCGCGCTTGTTGCTGGAACAGATCCTTTACGTAAGACCGAGAACAAAGGAATTCCTGATTGGTTTTCCGCTGTTCATCCTGGCGCTTCACGTAGCAAAAAGCTATCCGAAAGTAAGTTATTTCCTGCTTATTCCAGGAGTCATTGGCTTCCTGTCACTAGTGAATACATTTACTCATCTTCACATTCCGTTGTTGATTTCATTGCTTAGAAGTGGTTATAGTATAGTTTTCGGGTTTATAATAGGACTTGTCCTAATCTGGTTATACGAAATCATATGGAAAAAAATGGTTACTATCATAAGAATGAGGTGGCAGGATTGA